The nucleotide sequence CCACAGCCACAGCCCGCCCGAGCGCAGGCGGATGATGACCATGCGCGTGGGGAAGGGCAGGGTGATGGGGCCCACCTTCATCTCGATGACGGGCCCGTCCACGCACCAGAGCCCCTCCGCCACGGGCTTGAGCGTGCACAGCGGTGCATAGGGCCGGATGCCGTGGGACCACTCCCTCTGTTCGTCGACCCGCTCGCGCGTTCCCGAGGTCATGGCCGCGAAGCCTACCGCCCGAGGCCAGGGCCGTCGAAGACGCTCAGCGCCCGCGCACCGTGCACGAGGTCTTGATGAAGTCCACGTCGTCGTAATACGCGCAGGTGAAGTACACGTTGACTTCGGGCCGATCGGCGCAGTCCCGGCGCCCCGTCTGCGTGATGAGGTCCGTCTCCAGGTCCACGCACTCGCAGCTGTTGCAGCCCGCATCCTTCTTCAGACACACGTGGCTGGTCGTCGCGGTGACGATGGTCCCGCAGTACTCCGTGGCGCGCTTGCAGCTCGTGTCGCCACACTCGACGGTCTCCGGGAAGGACGTGTCGCCTCCGTCTGCCTTCCCATCGTCCCCCTTCGAGTCACTCCCACAGCCCACCATCAGCATGGAGAGAAGCACCAGGTACTTTGCCGTCGCCTTCATGTCGTCCTCCCGAGGAGTCACGGGGAGCAGGAACGCCCCCGCCTGAAGGGAGGAGACAGGCCGCGAGACACCGTTGCAGGAAATCGACAGCTCCTCTCGTGCGCGCAGGCCATACCGCCTCATCGGAATATTCGTTATGTTCCGGACAATGACGCGGTGGCGACTGCTGGCGATGTGTCTCTTCGGGATGACGGCGTGCGTGACGACACCGACGGCCCCACCGGTGCCCGCCTCGTGCGAGCCGGGGGCGCTGCTGCCTTGCGCGGAGTGGGGGCAGAAGCTCTTGCGCGAGGGCGACCGCTATCGCGCCACCGAGGCCTTCGCCAAGGCCTGTGAGGAAGGCGACCTGTCCGCGTGCATGACGGAGGGGGAGCTGCGCAAGGAGGCTGGTGACTACAACGGCGCCGAGCGTCCCCTGCGCAAGGTCTACGACACGGGGCAGGAGTCCGCCGCCATCGCGCTGGCGGAGGTGCACGAGGCCCGTGGCGGCCCCAGGGACCTCCAGCTCGCGTCGGACTTCCGACACGAGGCCCTCGCGCTGAACAAGCCGGACACGGAGGTGGTCTTCGCCCTGCGCGTGACGTCCGAGGCGGGCGCCGCGACGGAGCTGTCCTTCAACCTGCAACCCATGGCCTTCAACCACCGGCGCCTGGGCTTCGGGCTGAACACCGTGATGGGGCCCCCCGACCTGTTCGAGATCAACGGCTTCGGCGGCTACCAGCACTACGTGTCGCCGTGGTTCGTCCCCTACGCGCGGCTGATGATGGGGGCCCGCTCGGTGGCCGGAGGCAGCGCGCTGAACGTCGGCGGCGAGGCCGGGGCCAAGCTGGCCTGGGAGGACATCGGCCACCTCAACATGGCCGCGGGCGTCTCCATGGCCAGCGGCGGCTACTTCTCCGTGGGCCTGGGCCTCAATGGCCTCATCGTCCTCGCGCTCCTGTTGCAGGTCCGCTGAGGCTCACTTCGTGGGCATCCCCAGCACGTAGGAGATGGCCGCCTTGCCCGGCGCCTTCACCTCGCCGACCTCCCAGGTGTAGCCCTCCTTCGCCAGTGACTCGGTCATCGCGGCGAGCTCGCGCGGATGGTGCACCCGCAGCGCCGACACCAGCCCGTCCCAGAAGATGAGCAGCGGCGCCACCGGCACCCCATACGTGAGCAGCAGGCGCAGCGGCGTCATGGGCCGCACCAGCGGCGTGAAGAGCAGCACCAGCACCGGCACCAGCAACATGGAGAGCACCCCGGCCGGTGTGCGACGCACCGTCTCGAACGCGGCGATGGGGACACCCTGTGCCTGCGCGTCCGCGAGCACCTGCCGGGCCTCCTCGGGACGGAAGTGGTGCAGCGCGCTGAACAACGTCCGCATGCCGCGCAGGTCCGAGGGCACCTTCAGCGCGTCCACCGAGCGCTCCAGATAGGTCACGCCCTCGCCGCGCGCCCGCTCGGCGGCCTCCGCGTTGGGGTACTTGTCCGACAGGAGCACGCGCGGGTCCACTCCATGCTTCTGGGCCAGCAGGCGCTTGAGCCGGGGCAGCGGCCCACGTCCCCCCGAGCCCAGGTCCAGCAGCGCGTCGCTCCCGGAGGCGCTCAGGCCGCGCGCGAGCACCTCCGTGGCGCCGTCGAAGATGCCCAGGCGGGAGCTGATGGTGTGCAGGTAGTCGGTCGCCAGGTCCCTCAGGACGCGGGGGAACCAGTCCTGGTCGATGAACTCGAACAGGTGCAGCCGGGGCACGGAGGCGCGAGCGGTGACGGTGTCGTTCATGCGCCAAGGGTGCCGTCGGGAGCGCCCGGCCGCAGTGACCGCTGGCGCCAGAACGGCTTGCCGCGCGCGCCAGCCGGCGACTACCGTCCGCCGTGTGCCGAAGCCGTCCTCCAGTGGCGTGCCGTCACTCTCCGCCCGGCTGGCGCGCCA is from Myxococcus fulvus and encodes:
- a CDS encoding tetratricopeptide repeat protein codes for the protein MTRWRLLAMCLFGMTACVTTPTAPPVPASCEPGALLPCAEWGQKLLREGDRYRATEAFAKACEEGDLSACMTEGELRKEAGDYNGAERPLRKVYDTGQESAAIALAEVHEARGGPRDLQLASDFRHEALALNKPDTEVVFALRVTSEAGAATELSFNLQPMAFNHRRLGFGLNTVMGPPDLFEINGFGGYQHYVSPWFVPYARLMMGARSVAGGSALNVGGEAGAKLAWEDIGHLNMAAGVSMASGGYFSVGLGLNGLIVLALLLQVR